The Vibrio sp. SNU_ST1 genome has a segment encoding these proteins:
- a CDS encoding DUF3413 domain-containing protein: MVDSANSYSDRVSRLVGWGHWFAFFNIIAAMLIGTRYITQSAWPETLLGQFYLAASWVGHFGFLVFALYLLVLFPLTFILPSRKLLRLVAVIFATIGLTVLLIDTQTYQNINLHLTPVVWEVLFSGEESALTSDLQHLFIVMPLIFLLQLGLSEWVWRKQRKLSHKHIGRPITAVFFLCFISSHLTYMWADAYFYNPITSQKANFPLSYPMTAKSFMEKHGLLDREEYLQRLEANQENVNLVSYPLEKIQYNRRSADLNILLVSVNNLRADALNSTAMPSSYAYAQQSINFTNHYSSSNDMFGIFGLFYGLPSSYASSIKAQGSSAVLLDVLDHHNYTLAAFSGDDFDDALYPEVIFRGRDVLPEQATDDDQSAIQAWSEWVQSPQAKSPWFNFIELTTLDNFSSYETDVTLTTAERFTADYQKSTQAADVQLAKIFAELDRLDIQENTVVIVTSNHGTEFNETKTNSWGANSNYSRYQLQVPLFIKWPGKSASEYTHRSSHLDVSVTLMQELLGVSSNPTDFSSGRSLFDERRRKWILAGDSRELALVTDQQTTVLDKFGNYKLYDQNYKRLKDVSPRLPVLMQGLTELQRFYTKND, encoded by the coding sequence ATGGTAGACAGCGCAAACTCATATAGCGATCGTGTATCTCGACTGGTAGGTTGGGGCCACTGGTTTGCATTTTTCAACATCATTGCTGCGATGTTGATTGGTACTCGTTATATTACTCAATCTGCTTGGCCAGAAACCCTATTGGGTCAATTCTATTTGGCTGCATCATGGGTTGGTCATTTTGGATTTTTGGTGTTCGCGCTCTATCTATTAGTGCTGTTCCCACTCACTTTTATTCTTCCGTCGAGGAAGTTATTACGTTTGGTTGCCGTTATCTTCGCAACCATAGGTTTAACTGTCCTACTGATTGATACTCAAACGTATCAAAATATAAACCTCCACCTGACACCTGTCGTGTGGGAGGTTTTATTCAGTGGAGAGGAGTCTGCACTCACTTCTGATTTGCAGCACCTCTTCATTGTAATGCCACTAATCTTCTTATTGCAGCTAGGCCTGTCTGAGTGGGTTTGGCGTAAGCAACGTAAACTGTCTCATAAACACATTGGCCGTCCTATTACTGCCGTCTTCTTCTTGTGTTTCATCAGCAGCCACTTGACCTACATGTGGGCTGATGCGTATTTCTACAACCCAATTACAAGCCAGAAAGCGAATTTCCCACTGTCTTACCCTATGACAGCAAAAAGCTTTATGGAAAAGCATGGTCTATTAGACCGTGAAGAGTATTTACAGCGTTTAGAAGCGAACCAAGAGAACGTAAACTTAGTTAGCTACCCGCTAGAAAAAATTCAATACAACCGCCGCAGTGCTGATCTTAATATTCTACTTGTGAGTGTGAATAATCTTCGCGCTGATGCACTCAATAGCACTGCGATGCCAAGCAGCTATGCCTATGCACAACAATCGATCAACTTCACCAATCACTACAGTTCAAGTAACGACATGTTTGGTATTTTCGGATTGTTCTATGGCCTTCCTAGCAGCTACGCAAGCAGCATCAAAGCACAAGGTTCGAGCGCAGTACTGCTCGATGTGCTAGATCATCACAATTATACACTTGCCGCTTTTAGCGGTGATGACTTTGACGACGCCCTTTACCCGGAAGTCATCTTCCGAGGCCGTGATGTACTCCCAGAGCAAGCAACAGACGATGACCAAAGCGCAATACAAGCTTGGTCTGAATGGGTTCAATCACCACAAGCAAAAAGCCCTTGGTTTAACTTTATTGAACTAACAACGCTCGATAACTTCTCTAGTTACGAAACAGATGTAACGTTGACTACCGCTGAACGTTTTACTGCAGACTACCAAAAATCGACTCAAGCGGCTGATGTTCAGTTGGCGAAAATCTTCGCAGAGTTGGATCGCTTAGATATTCAAGAGAACACTGTGGTTATCGTTACCTCTAACCACGGTACTGAATTTAACGAGACGAAAACCAACAGTTGGGGCGCAAACTCCAATTACAGTCGCTACCAACTACAAGTGCCTCTGTTCATCAAATGGCCAGGTAAGTCAGCATCTGAATATACTCACCGTTCTAGTCACCTAGATGTGTCAGTCACGCTAATGCAAGAGCTATTAGGTGTATCTTCGAACCCTACAGATTTCAGTAGTGGACGTAGCCTGTTTGATGAGCGTAGAAGAAAATGGATTCTTGCAGGAGACTCACGTGAACTTGCTCTTGTTACTGACCAACAAACGACGGTGTTAGATAAGTTTGGTAACTACAAATTGTACGATCAGAATTACAAACGTCTGAAAGATGTAAGCCCTCGCTTGCCAGTGTTGATGCAAGGCCTTACTGAGTTACAACGGTTCTATACCAAAAATGACTAA
- a CDS encoding YejL family protein gives MPIISKYTDDQVEKILAEVGAVLTKHKASPELSLMIAGNIATNVLNQNVAASQRKGIAEKFAEALISSLEDKKSH, from the coding sequence ATGCCGATTATATCTAAATACACAGATGATCAAGTTGAAAAAATCCTAGCTGAAGTAGGTGCTGTACTGACTAAGCACAAAGCTTCACCTGAGCTTTCATTGATGATCGCTGGAAATATCGCAACCAATGTCTTAAATCAGAACGTTGCTGCTTCACAACGCAAAGGAATTGCTGAAAAATTTGCCGAAGCTTTAATTTCTTCTCTTGAAGATAAAAAGTCTCACTAA
- the yejK gene encoding nucleoid-associated protein YejK: MSLHLSNVILHQLSKNDQEELIVNYRAESLENDTASENLVAELHRVFNSKAGKGFGSFKSDSEFQQSLHEFRAGEQSFYDFSQKSALRLKDELSKYPFADEGTLVLAEYQSLATDYLFIGLLPSNQSLKVTEGLDISATDYLDISKMDIVARLDLSTYDTDKESNRYLTYIKGRVGRKVADFFLDFLQAEVGLDAKQQNQVLMQAVEDFVSDSKLEKEEAISYKKQVADYCNEQLKAGDEVQVRELSGELPASTDGTSFFDYTSEQGYELEDSFPADRATMRKLTKFVGAGGGLNVSFDSLLLGERIFYDPETDTLTIKGTPPNLRDQLTRNKS, translated from the coding sequence ATGAGCCTTCACCTTTCCAACGTAATTTTACACCAGCTAAGCAAGAACGATCAGGAAGAGCTGATTGTTAACTATCGTGCTGAATCTCTAGAAAACGATACTGCATCTGAAAACCTAGTCGCTGAACTTCACCGAGTTTTTAATTCAAAAGCAGGTAAAGGATTTGGTTCTTTCAAATCCGACAGCGAATTCCAGCAGTCGTTGCATGAATTTCGAGCTGGAGAACAAAGTTTTTATGATTTCTCTCAAAAAAGTGCGCTACGTCTAAAAGATGAGCTTTCAAAGTATCCTTTTGCTGATGAAGGCACTTTGGTACTGGCTGAATATCAATCACTGGCGACAGACTACCTTTTCATTGGGCTACTGCCTTCTAATCAAAGTTTGAAAGTGACCGAAGGGCTAGATATTAGTGCGACGGATTACCTTGATATCTCGAAGATGGATATTGTTGCGCGCCTTGATCTTTCAACATACGACACAGACAAAGAGTCAAACCGTTACCTTACTTATATTAAAGGGCGCGTTGGTCGTAAAGTCGCTGACTTCTTCTTAGACTTCCTTCAAGCAGAAGTAGGCTTGGATGCTAAGCAGCAAAACCAAGTATTGATGCAAGCGGTAGAAGACTTTGTTTCTGACTCTAAGTTAGAGAAAGAAGAAGCGATCAGCTATAAAAAACAAGTTGCGGATTACTGTAACGAACAGCTTAAAGCGGGTGATGAAGTTCAAGTTCGTGAACTTTCTGGAGAATTGCCAGCAAGCACTGATGGTACAAGCTTCTTTGACTATACTAGTGAGCAAGGCTACGAGTTAGAAGACAGCTTCCCAGCAGACCGCGCAACTATGCGTAAACTAACAAAATTTGTTGGTGCTGGTGGCGGTTTGAATGTTAGTTTTGATAGTCTGCTTTTAGGTGAGCGTATCTTCTATGATCCAGAGACAGACACGCTAACCATTAAAGGGACGCCACCGAACTTACGTGATCAACTGACTCGCAATAAGTCATAG
- a CDS encoding Hpt domain-containing protein, which yields MEQSVIKPNRFKRPATFLVALLALWLLPSLALLNLSRSYSHSLAQIEELGIRVNELRQSLYFSEPLRVSRINDLALDAQLVYSIRLQIESDFQHALFRPDVNQLLYVADQFLEKFDEFIPIESQVQDIVDNIKVLRTDSELSPKLKPLLNEFGVVVFEAMYSDNQSSSATYRAFDSILEKSYSLKTEEQDALQQLLADASALLSDYAQLNYLVDKIKKNSVNDQIIKLEDEFHGRQYTLLLVMLGLSLMAMIALVLWSVRPSKFIKEARIELRPEPVIDSNQEDALSTSSKDTSSRNNTPSHSDIASSAVTPPSHPPSVLDITPASQHSDIQAQQSVCATSPQAISQEPTSQEPIPQVPVQQNSIQQPPTQRTPEQVQEPEKHIASVTDSKPAIDIEEMLETLDGDTESVELLLGVFVEDHADDYTRFKSLLTKDETSAARIVHSLKGVAGSIKASRLAIIAATIEMTMKQSRAISEHDLAELEMAIKASVDSAHDYLNTQR from the coding sequence ATGGAACAATCAGTAATAAAGCCCAATCGCTTTAAAAGACCAGCAACTTTTTTGGTTGCACTCTTGGCTCTGTGGCTACTTCCTTCACTGGCTCTCCTTAATCTAAGCCGTTCTTACTCTCACTCGCTCGCTCAAATTGAAGAGCTCGGTATTCGTGTTAATGAACTGAGGCAATCGCTTTATTTCTCTGAGCCGCTGCGAGTCTCTCGTATTAATGATCTAGCACTCGATGCTCAGTTGGTTTATTCGATCCGACTGCAGATTGAATCTGATTTCCAACACGCCTTGTTTCGCCCTGATGTGAACCAACTGCTTTACGTTGCCGATCAATTTTTAGAAAAATTTGATGAATTCATTCCGATAGAAAGTCAGGTGCAAGATATCGTCGATAACATCAAAGTGTTGCGCACAGATAGTGAACTTTCCCCTAAGTTAAAACCGCTACTCAACGAATTTGGTGTCGTCGTTTTTGAAGCGATGTATTCCGATAACCAAAGTTCATCAGCGACTTATCGCGCCTTTGATTCCATTCTTGAAAAGTCTTATTCATTAAAGACCGAAGAGCAAGATGCACTCCAACAATTACTGGCTGATGCTTCAGCATTGTTGAGTGATTACGCTCAGCTCAATTATTTAGTCGATAAAATCAAGAAGAATTCAGTAAACGACCAGATCATTAAACTTGAAGATGAGTTCCATGGGCGTCAGTACACCTTATTATTGGTCATGCTAGGTTTAAGCTTAATGGCAATGATTGCGTTAGTGTTGTGGAGCGTTAGACCTTCCAAATTCATTAAAGAAGCAAGGATAGAACTTAGACCGGAACCAGTCATCGATTCAAATCAGGAAGATGCTCTCTCTACTTCCAGCAAAGATACGTCTTCTCGTAACAATACGCCTTCTCACAGCGATATTGCTTCTTCCGCGGTGACGCCACCAAGTCACCCCCCATCAGTATTAGATATTACGCCAGCGAGTCAACATTCTGATATCCAAGCTCAGCAGAGTGTTTGTGCGACAAGCCCGCAAGCTATTTCACAAGAACCGACTTCACAAGAACCTATTCCACAAGTTCCGGTTCAGCAAAACTCTATTCAGCAACCCCCAACTCAGCGAACACCAGAACAGGTGCAAGAGCCAGAGAAGCACATTGCCAGTGTGACGGATTCAAAGCCAGCGATTGATATTGAAGAGATGCTAGAGACTCTCGATGGCGATACCGAGTCTGTTGAATTGTTGCTAGGGGTCTTTGTCGAAGATCACGCAGATGACTACACCAGATTCAAATCTCTGCTCACCAAGGATGAAACCTCTGCTGCTCGCATTGTGCACAGCTTAAAAGGTGTGGCTGGCAGCATTAAAGCGTCTCGGCTAGCGATCATTGCAGCGACTATTGAAATGACAATGAAGCAGTCCAGAGCCATTAGCGAGCACGATTTAGCCGAACTAGAGATGGCGATAAAAGCCTCTGTAGATTCTGCTCATGACTATTTAAATACCCAACGTTAA
- a CDS encoding chemotaxis protein has product MSRVSSRNWIVLVLSIVLSGCSILEVKLDSQTTPLTQQELQARIMTREYAKMFFTRVEDSADLIALSYPADDTLHQSYVLLWKIHAEQGLQQAAYQTSPMSALIDSWVFTAQMNQFYSQGDGADLFVTDDAVETARSLDHEAEKLAKGVLSSSDFKNSKAFVAEFAASNPFKDLTFRSTPAYREWLSYLGKDESRIVQSLGTMPEAMGDASDRLSLMADQTPKLMTWKAELVAMNSSLTGENLSMTLESLRQTSASMQDFIENNPEYMQTLASIMSTEMQPLLNDLSDKTDQKLEMLTEERVALEKMVTREREALVAMITKERIEIAGIVTSERELFTQDLDRVSQEVVVLAIDKLMELIKGVIIYFILFILVVFFAPLGIGYWLGKRTIHK; this is encoded by the coding sequence ATGTCACGAGTTTCGAGTCGAAATTGGATAGTGTTGGTGCTTAGCATTGTGCTAAGTGGTTGTTCTATCTTGGAAGTTAAGCTAGATAGTCAAACGACGCCTCTTACTCAGCAAGAGTTACAGGCTCGGATCATGACGCGTGAATACGCCAAGATGTTTTTTACACGAGTAGAAGACTCGGCCGATCTCATTGCGCTATCTTACCCTGCTGATGATACCTTACATCAATCTTATGTGTTGCTTTGGAAGATCCATGCAGAGCAGGGCTTACAACAAGCGGCGTACCAAACTTCCCCAATGTCAGCATTAATTGACTCATGGGTTTTCACAGCCCAAATGAATCAGTTTTATAGCCAAGGCGATGGCGCGGATCTGTTCGTGACGGATGATGCGGTAGAGACTGCTCGTTCTCTTGACCATGAAGCAGAGAAACTGGCAAAGGGTGTATTGAGCTCGAGTGATTTCAAGAACAGCAAAGCGTTCGTCGCAGAGTTTGCCGCGAGCAATCCTTTTAAAGATCTTACCTTCAGAAGCACACCCGCTTACCGTGAATGGCTAAGTTACCTTGGTAAAGACGAATCTCGAATCGTTCAAAGCCTAGGTACCATGCCGGAGGCGATGGGCGATGCATCAGACCGCTTAAGCCTAATGGCTGACCAAACGCCGAAATTGATGACGTGGAAAGCCGAGTTGGTGGCGATGAATAGCTCGCTAACGGGTGAAAATCTATCGATGACGCTGGAAAGCCTTCGTCAAACATCAGCAAGCATGCAGGACTTCATTGAGAATAACCCTGAGTACATGCAAACATTGGCTTCTATTATGTCGACAGAAATGCAGCCTTTACTCAACGACCTGAGTGATAAGACAGATCAAAAATTGGAGATGCTCACTGAAGAACGTGTGGCGTTAGAAAAAATGGTGACACGAGAGAGAGAAGCTCTGGTCGCGATGATTACGAAAGAGCGTATTGAAATTGCAGGCATTGTGACTTCTGAAAGGGAACTGTTTACACAAGATCTTGATCGCGTCTCTCAAGAGGTAGTGGTACTCGCAATTGATAAACTGATGGAGTTAATCAAAGGTGTGATTATTTACTTCATCCTGTTTATTTTGGTGGTGTTCTTTGCACCCCTAGGCATAGGTTATTGGTTGGGCAAGCGAACCATACATAAATGA
- the nhaC gene encoding Na+/H+ antiporter NhaC: protein MKQSKTRLPNLLQVFIALGLFLSLAFSFTAKLDLPIQLALYIGWFIIMVLGIRLGHEYKDLEKAALKGISNGLGAVLILLAVGALVGTWISGGIVPTIIYYGLKAIHPSIFLLATMIICSLTALATGTSWGAAGTAGIAMMGIGQGLGVPAPITAGAVLSGCYFGDKMSPLSDSVILASSMSGVEVVEHIKGMLPVALISYVITGIMFTAFGFHYAGNVDMSQVDSVIKAMEVQFYITPYSFVPVLIVLGLLAFRMPSFPVISFGSLLGIIWAVMIQDIDFLTAFNTAWAPFSISSGVEFIDSILNRGGMSSMLGSVAVIVFGLGFGGLLDKVGVLETIAKVFERRVNSAGSLATSTIGTAFMGNVFGSAMYVSLILTPKICAKNYDRLGYQRKNLSRNAEFGGTLTSGMVPWSDNGIYMASILGVATLSYAPFMWLSFICILVTIVTSYMGWFVDKCEPTAPALESEEVAELSKQQA, encoded by the coding sequence ATGAAGCAGAGTAAAACTCGCCTACCGAACCTATTGCAGGTATTCATCGCGTTAGGATTATTTCTATCCCTTGCTTTTTCCTTTACAGCAAAGCTTGACCTTCCTATTCAACTTGCCCTGTATATTGGTTGGTTCATTATCATGGTTCTCGGTATTCGCCTTGGCCACGAATACAAAGACTTAGAAAAAGCGGCACTCAAAGGAATATCCAATGGCTTAGGCGCGGTTTTAATACTTTTAGCCGTTGGCGCTCTTGTTGGTACATGGATCTCAGGCGGGATCGTACCTACTATCATTTACTATGGTCTGAAAGCTATCCACCCTTCTATCTTCCTTTTAGCGACCATGATTATCTGTTCTCTAACTGCGTTGGCTACTGGTACTTCTTGGGGAGCTGCAGGTACAGCAGGTATTGCGATGATGGGTATTGGCCAAGGCCTAGGTGTTCCTGCACCAATTACTGCAGGTGCTGTACTGTCAGGCTGTTACTTCGGCGACAAGATGTCTCCACTTTCTGATTCAGTGATATTGGCTTCTTCAATGTCTGGTGTTGAAGTGGTTGAACACATCAAGGGCATGCTTCCAGTTGCGTTAATCAGCTACGTGATTACTGGCATCATGTTTACTGCGTTTGGTTTCCACTACGCAGGTAACGTCGATATGAGCCAAGTAGATTCTGTCATCAAAGCAATGGAAGTTCAGTTCTACATCACACCTTACTCATTTGTCCCAGTACTGATCGTGCTTGGTCTGTTGGCTTTCCGCATGCCTTCATTCCCGGTAATCAGCTTCGGTTCTCTGCTAGGTATTATCTGGGCAGTCATGATCCAAGATATCGATTTCTTAACGGCATTCAATACTGCTTGGGCACCGTTCTCTATTTCATCTGGCGTAGAGTTTATTGACTCGATTCTTAACCGTGGTGGCATGTCTTCAATGCTTGGTTCGGTAGCAGTGATTGTGTTTGGTTTAGGTTTTGGTGGCTTACTGGATAAAGTGGGCGTACTAGAGACGATTGCTAAGGTGTTCGAGCGCCGAGTAAATAGCGCAGGTTCTCTAGCAACAAGCACGATCGGCACGGCCTTCATGGGTAACGTATTCGGTTCTGCAATGTACGTATCGTTAATCCTAACGCCAAAAATCTGTGCGAAAAACTACGACCGTTTAGGTTATCAACGTAAAAATCTATCTCGTAACGCTGAGTTCGGTGGCACGTTAACTTCAGGCATGGTTCCTTGGAGCGACAACGGCATCTACATGGCGAGTATTCTTGGTGTCGCAACGCTCTCTTACGCTCCGTTCATGTGGTTGAGCTTCATCTGCATCCTCGTGACTATCGTAACGTCTTACATGGGTTGGTTCGTTGATAAATGTGAACCAACAGCACCAGCGCTTGAATCTGAAGAAGTGGCTGAGCTGAGCAAGCAACAAGCTTAA
- the asd gene encoding aspartate-semialdehyde dehydrogenase: MRVGLVGWRGMVGSVLMQRMVEEKDFDLIEPVYYSTSQIGIPAPVLGGKDAGLLQDAFDIDSLKQLDAVITCQGGDYTSKVYPALRQAGWKGYWIDAASTLRMDADSIITLDPVNLAQIQQGIHGGTNTFVGGNCTVSLMLMALGGLYEKGMVEWMSAMTYQAASGAGAKNMRELISQMGVINDSVSSELANPSSSILDIDKKVAETIRSSSFPTDQFGAPLAGSLIPWIDVKRENGQSKEEWKAGVEANKILGLDGQPIPIDGTCVRIGAMRCHAQALTIKLKQDVPMDEIEEIIATHNDWVKVIPNDRDITAQELTPAKVTGTMSVPVGRLRKMSMGNDFLNAFTVGDQLLWGAAEPLRRTLRIILAEKA; the protein is encoded by the coding sequence ATGAGAGTAGGTCTAGTTGGTTGGCGCGGTATGGTTGGTTCTGTATTGATGCAACGTATGGTTGAAGAGAAAGATTTCGACTTGATTGAACCTGTTTATTACAGTACGTCTCAGATTGGTATTCCTGCCCCTGTTTTGGGTGGTAAAGATGCGGGTCTACTTCAAGACGCTTTTGATATTGATAGCCTAAAACAGCTTGATGCGGTGATTACCTGTCAAGGCGGAGACTACACCTCAAAAGTATACCCAGCACTGCGTCAAGCAGGTTGGAAAGGCTACTGGATTGATGCGGCTTCTACCTTACGTATGGACGCGGATTCAATCATTACTCTTGATCCTGTTAACTTGGCTCAAATCCAACAAGGCATCCACGGTGGTACTAACACTTTCGTTGGCGGTAACTGTACTGTGAGCCTAATGCTTATGGCTTTGGGTGGTCTATACGAGAAAGGCATGGTTGAGTGGATGAGTGCCATGACTTACCAAGCCGCTTCAGGTGCGGGCGCTAAGAACATGCGTGAACTGATCTCACAAATGGGCGTGATCAACGATAGCGTAAGTTCTGAGTTAGCGAACCCTTCGAGTTCAATTCTTGATATTGACAAAAAAGTTGCTGAAACCATTCGTTCATCTTCATTTCCAACCGATCAGTTTGGTGCTCCTCTTGCGGGCTCACTGATTCCTTGGATCGATGTGAAGCGTGAAAACGGTCAAAGCAAAGAAGAGTGGAAAGCCGGCGTTGAAGCGAACAAGATTCTTGGCCTAGATGGTCAGCCAATCCCAATTGATGGCACTTGTGTACGAATCGGTGCAATGCGTTGTCACGCTCAAGCACTAACGATTAAGCTTAAGCAAGACGTGCCTATGGACGAGATCGAAGAGATCATCGCGACGCACAATGATTGGGTTAAAGTGATTCCTAATGACCGAGACATCACGGCGCAGGAGCTAACACCAGCGAAAGTAACAGGCACAATGTCTGTACCAGTCGGTCGTCTGCGTAAGATGTCGATGGGTAACGACTTCCTAAACGCATTCACTGTTGGTGACCAACTACTTTGGGGTGCTGCAGAACCACTACGCCGCACTTTACGCATTATCCTTGCTGAGAAGGCGTAA
- a CDS encoding DUF1971 domain-containing protein yields the protein MTTIPSNFVNYKSTSTFTKNNVPKMFIHRHNTRAGVYGKICVLKGTLKFFGFADSKGEVESEILINAGEHTISPPQYWHKVEFLTDDCEFQVRFYADEDSTIAKEHLSERDS from the coding sequence ATGACTACGATTCCTAGCAATTTTGTAAATTATAAATCTACTTCGACGTTCACTAAAAATAATGTACCAAAAATGTTTATCCATCGACATAACACTAGAGCAGGGGTTTACGGAAAGATTTGTGTACTAAAAGGAACATTAAAGTTTTTTGGTTTTGCAGACTCAAAGGGAGAGGTGGAGAGTGAGATTCTGATAAATGCAGGAGAACACACAATAAGCCCACCTCAATACTGGCACAAAGTGGAATTTTTAACAGATGACTGTGAATTCCAAGTTAGATTTTATGCTGATGAAGATAGTACTATCGCAAAAGAGCATCTCAGCGAACGTGATAGCTAA
- a CDS encoding alternative oxidase: MKEFILTHKKASSFSERIAYRITQILKFTLNIFYGKKYAKRAVILETIAAVPGMVAGMFNHLKALRRMKDDQGWIRELLDEAENERMHLMIFLDIAKPSWVERFLVLAGQGTFIVVYSIIYLLSSKIAHRVVGYFEEEACKSYTEYLEKIDCGEVENVAAPRIAIDYYQLPEDSLLRDVILRVREDEAKHRDKNHGFADAYQQKDLPEHQL, from the coding sequence ATGAAAGAATTCATCCTAACTCATAAGAAAGCCTCCAGTTTTTCAGAGCGTATTGCTTATCGTATTACGCAGATTCTTAAATTTACACTAAACATTTTTTATGGGAAAAAATACGCAAAGCGCGCTGTTATCTTAGAAACTATTGCAGCAGTACCAGGAATGGTCGCAGGTATGTTTAATCATCTTAAAGCGCTACGTCGTATGAAAGATGATCAAGGTTGGATTAGAGAGTTATTAGATGAAGCAGAAAACGAACGTATGCACTTGATGATTTTTTTAGATATAGCAAAACCAAGTTGGGTTGAGCGCTTTCTAGTTTTAGCAGGGCAAGGAACCTTTATTGTTGTATATAGCATTATTTACCTTCTCTCTTCTAAAATTGCCCATCGCGTCGTAGGGTATTTTGAGGAAGAAGCATGTAAAAGTTATACAGAATACTTAGAAAAAATTGACTGTGGTGAAGTTGAAAATGTTGCAGCGCCACGAATCGCGATTGATTATTACCAGCTTCCGGAAGACTCCTTACTTCGAGATGTCATATTGCGAGTACGTGAAGATGAAGCTAAGCATCGAGACAAAAATCACGGCTTTGCAGACGCTTATCAACAAAAAGATCTTCCAGAACATCAACTGTAA
- a CDS encoding ion transporter codes for MSRKPLKHHLYVIIFGTHTPAGRAFDISLIVAILASLLVLILESIPNVMSEWSQQLRYIEYTFTALFTLEYLLRLYCSPKPKSYATSFYGVVDLLAILPTYLAIIFPGASFMGVVRLLRVMRIFRILKLVRYLQDSNILLRSLLMARRKILIFFSTVGILVVIFGALIFVIEGPENGFTSIPHSIYWAIVTITTVGYGDMIPQTALGKAIASLTMLLGYSILAVPTGIITAELSNEMNSHKELVKCPNCNRAGHDSDAMYCKHCASELADPDKRVVVED; via the coding sequence ATGTCACGCAAGCCACTCAAGCATCATTTGTACGTCATTATCTTTGGTACTCACACGCCAGCTGGACGTGCATTTGATATTTCTCTGATCGTTGCAATCTTGGCTTCGCTATTGGTTCTTATCTTAGAGTCCATCCCTAATGTCATGAGCGAATGGTCACAGCAGCTGCGTTATATTGAATACACTTTTACTGCTCTCTTCACTCTTGAGTATTTGTTAAGGCTCTATTGTTCTCCGAAACCAAAATCTTATGCCACCAGCTTTTATGGTGTCGTGGACCTATTGGCGATTCTTCCGACCTACCTAGCGATCATCTTCCCAGGTGCTTCATTTATGGGTGTGGTGAGACTGCTGCGTGTGATGCGTATCTTCCGAATCTTAAAACTGGTTCGCTACCTGCAAGATTCAAATATTCTGTTACGTTCACTGTTAATGGCAAGACGAAAGATACTGATCTTTTTCAGCACCGTGGGCATCTTAGTTGTTATCTTCGGCGCGCTTATCTTTGTTATTGAAGGGCCAGAAAACGGCTTCACAAGCATTCCCCACAGTATTTATTGGGCAATAGTGACCATTACTACGGTTGGCTACGGTGACATGATCCCTCAAACCGCGTTAGGTAAGGCGATCGCTTCGCTTACCATGCTATTGGGTTACTCTATTTTAGCAGTACCTACAGGGATTATTACTGCAGAGCTCAGCAATGAGATGAACTCGCACAAAGAGTTGGTAAAATGTCCAAACTGTAACCGCGCCGGCCATGATTCGGATGCTATGTATTGCAAACACTGTGCGAGTGAATTGGCAGATCCTGATAAGCGAGTGGTGGTTGAAGATTAA
- a CDS encoding YchE family NAAT transporter, with amino-acid sequence MQGLELAIFMQFFLGLVAAVNPIGIMPVFVSLTAHMPPEERNRTALQANIAVAIILIVSLVAGQMLLDMFSISLDSFRVAGGLLLLSIAFSMMSGKLGEDKQNKQEKSEYISKEQIGVVPLAMPLMAGPGAISSTIVYGSRYPAAIDTVGIGISIIAFATCSWLLFRSAPVIVRFLGQTGINVITRIMGLILGALGIEFIANGLRNLFPGLA; translated from the coding sequence ATGCAAGGCTTAGAACTCGCTATTTTTATGCAATTCTTCCTTGGGCTTGTTGCTGCCGTAAACCCAATCGGCATCATGCCTGTTTTTGTTTCTCTTACTGCACATATGCCGCCAGAAGAGAGGAACAGGACAGCCTTACAAGCCAACATTGCTGTTGCCATTATCCTGATTGTGTCGCTTGTCGCGGGGCAAATGCTGCTTGATATGTTTAGCATCTCGCTGGATTCATTTCGTGTTGCGGGTGGTTTGCTATTATTGAGCATCGCATTTTCGATGATGAGCGGTAAGCTCGGTGAAGATAAGCAGAATAAACAAGAGAAATCTGAATACATCAGCAAGGAGCAAATCGGTGTTGTTCCTCTTGCTATGCCGTTAATGGCGGGCCCCGGGGCAATCAGCTCGACTATTGTTTACGGATCTCGTTACCCTGCAGCCATTGATACTGTGGGAATTGGCATTAGCATTATCGCGTTTGCAACCTGCTCTTGGCTTCTGTTCCGTTCAGCGCCGGTTATCGTTCGCTTTTTAGGTCAAACGGGTATCAACGTGATCACGCGTATCATGGGCTTGATTCTTGGCGCATTGGGCATCGAGTTCATCGCCAATGGCCTACGTAATTTGTTCCCAGGTTTAGCATAA